CCCGTGAGGACGGTGAAGCCGGAGCCGAAGGGCACCGTCACGTCTTCGATGACGGCCAGGTTGCGGATCCGCAGCTCGCTCAGCATGGCGCCCCGCCCAGGCTACGGCAGGCCGGACCCGGCCGGCAACACGTATCCCCCAGCGGACGGGGGAGGCGCCGCTAGCGCTCGCCCCACTTGAGCTTCGCCCGGAGCACGGAGAAGAAGTGCTTCTGCGGGAAGCGGAGCAGCCGGGTACGCGCGGCCGCCTGCCGGACCTCGACGGCATCGCCGCGCTTGAGGGCGAAGCCAACCTGGCCGTCCAGGGTGAGCATCACATCCTGGTCGGACAGAAGCCTCACCTCGACGGCGAGGCTCGCCGGCAGCACGATGGGCCGGTTGCTGAGCGTGTGGGAGCAGATGGGCGTGAGGACCACGGCGTCCATCGTGGGGAAAACGATGGGGCCGCCCGCCGACAGGCAGTACGCCGTCGAGCCCGTGGGCGTGGACACGATGAGGCCATCCGCCCGGTAGCCCGTGGCGAACTGCCCCTCCACCGAGACCTCGAGGTTGATGATGCGGCTCATGGCCGACTTCGTGATCACCACGTCGTTGAGCGCCACGTACTCCGACAGCCTCTCCCCCTGCCGGGAGACGCGGGCCGCCAGCATCATCCGCTCCTCGATGACCAGCTCGTCGCGCGTGAGCGCCTCCAGGGCGGGGAAGAGCTCTTCCACCGTGAGCGCGGTGAGAAAGCCGAGGCCCCCCAGGTTCACCCCGAGGATCGGCACCTTGAGGTCGCCCACGAGCCGCGCCACCGAGAGGAGCGTTCCGTCGCCGCCGAGGACCACGAGGAGATCCGCCTGCGTCGGGAGCTCGGGCTTCGGCACGGCATGAGCGCCGGCCTCCGGGCACAGGCCGGCGGTCTCCTTCTCGAGCACCGGGGTGAATCCGTGCTCGGCGCACCACTGGAGGAGCCGGGGGACCACGACGGCGGCTTCCTGGCGGTCGACCTTGGCGACGACTCCGATGCGCTTCACTCGGGCGTCTCGGTCACCACCCGCTCGATGCGGGCCATGAGGTCGGCAGCGGAGCGCCCGGTGCGCGCCAGGTGAAGGAAGAATTCGCGATTGCCCTTGGGCCCTCGGAGCGGTGACGCGGTGGCGCCGCGGACGTGCCAGCCGTGCAGGATCGCGAACCGCGCCACCCGTTCCAGCACTGCCCGGTGCTGGGCGGCATCCCGGACCACGCCACCCTTCTCCACGAGCCCCTTGCCGACCTCGAACTGCGGCTTGACCAGGGCGACGACCTCGCCGGCCGGGGTGAGCGAGGCGAACACGGCCGGCAGCACCTTCTCCAGCGAGATGAAGGACACGTCAACTGTCGCCAGCTCCACGGGCTCGGGAAAGGCGTCCGGCCGGAGCGTCCGGGCATTGACCCGCTCCATCAGGACCACCCGGCCGTCCCCGCGCAGCGCAGCGTCGAGCTGGCCGTGCCCCACGTCCACCGCGTACACGCGGGCCGCGCCGCGCGCCAGGACGCAGTGGGTGAACCCGCCGGTGGAGGCTCCCACGTCGAGACAGACGCGTCCCTCCGCCGCGATCCGGAACACGTCCAGGGCATGGGCGAGCTTGTCGCCGCCGCGGCTCACGAAGCTGGGCTTGGCGGCCACCTCCACGGTGGCCCCCACTGCCACGACCGTCCCGGCCTTGTCCACCCGCCGGCCGTCCACGCTCACCGCACCGGCGAGGATCATCCGGAGCGCCTTTTCCCGGCTCGGGGCCAGTCCTCGCTGGACGAGCGCGGTGTCCAGACGCTCCCTGGTGCCGCGACCCGCTCCGCGATCCGGGGTCCCGGCGGCCCCCGCCCCCCTCTCTCGCTTCACGCGGTCCCCTTTCTCCATCCGTCGATCCGCCCCCGGTACTCCTCGGCCAGCGCGCGGGCGCGCGCGCCGTCGGCCGACTCGGCGATCACATGGAAGCAGGCGCGGTCCGCGTCCGGGATGGCCGCGACCCACTCCTCGCCGCGCCTGAGCCGCACGCCCTCGATGAGCTCCACATCCCCGCCCTTGGTGGCCTCTATGAGCCGCCGCATCACCGCGCCCTTGCGCTCGTCCGGGCAGGGCACCTCGACGCGCACGACGTGGCTGGCGGGGACCGCGCGCGTGAGCTGGTGCAGGCGCACGTCGAGCCGCGCCATCATCTCCAGGATCTTCGCGACGGCGGCCATCCCGTCGAAGCACGGCTGGAAGCGAGGGAAGATGAAGCCGCCCATCTCCTCGCCCACCAGAGACACGTCGCTGGCGAGCGCTGCCTCGGTGAGGGCCCGCAGCGTTCCCCGAGACCGCGTGACCGTGAAGCCGTGCTCCTCGGCGAGCCGATGCACCGCGCGCGACGCCGTCACAGGCACCACGATGCGCCCCGCCGGGTGCGTCCGCATCACGAGGAGCGCCACCAGGGCCAGCGCCAGGTCCCCGGGCAGGACCTCGCCCTTCTCATCCACCAGGAAGACCTTCTCCCCGCCCGTGTCCAGCAGGACCCCGAGATCGGCGCCGAGGGTGCGCACGATGTTCGACAGCTGGTCCAGCGAGCGCTGGAACTCCTCCGCCGTCTTCGAGATGCGGCTCTCGTCCAGGTACGCGTTGAGGGAGATGACGTCCACGCCCAGCGCGCCGAGGACCCCGGGGAAGATGGAGGAGGCGGAGCCGAAGGAGTAGTCGAGCACCATCCGGAGGCCGGCCCGGCGGATCAGCTCGGCGTCCACCGACTTCAGGAGCCCGTCCCGGTAGCGGTCAGTGCCCGCGTGCGGGAAGCTCAGGAGTCCGGTCTCCTCGGTCGGGGCCCGGTAGAAGTCCTCGGTGAAGAAGAGCCGCTCCACCGCCTTCTCCCGATCAGGCGCGCACTCGAGGCCCCGGCCATCGAAGAACTTCACGTCGATCAGCTCGGGCTCGTACGGCGACTTCCGGACGTGAGTCCCGCCCGCCAGCCCCAGGGCCTGGATCTGGTAGCGAACCACGGGCACCGGCGCCACGCCGAGATCCTGCACGTCCACGCCCACCGAGAGGAGACCCGCCATCAGCGCCCGATTGATCATCCGCGAGGCCTTGTGATGGTCGCGACTCGTGATCACCACGCGCCGCCTGCCCAGCGTCGAGCCGTAGGCGGCGCCGAGCTTCGCCGCGAACTCCGGGGAGATCTCGATGTTCGCCAGCCCGGAGACGCCGTAGGGCCCGAAAATCGATCGGCTCCAGCGCTCGCCCCACACGAGGCTGGTGGCCAGCGTGGCGCCGTCCTCCACCTCCTTGTAGGGCCAGACCTTGGCGTTGGCCTTGACGACGCTGGACTCGCCGATCTTGCAGAAATCCCCGATCACCACGCCTTCTGCGAGGAAGGCGTTCGGCCGGATGACCACCCGACGCCCCACGACAGCCTCCTTGATGGTCACCCCCGGCCCCACCTGCACCTCGGCCCAGAGCACGCTGCCCTCGATGTCGGCACCCGTCTGGATCGTGGAGCCGGGACCGATCACGCAGTTGGCGAGCCGCGCGCCCGGGGCCACCTGCACGCCCCGCCCCAGGATCACCGAGCCGGAGAGCCTGGCGGTGTAGTCCACGCGCGCGCCCTCGTCCAGCCACACCGTGTGACCGGCGCCCTCGTGACGCGTCCCGGGGATCTCCACGCCCACCGCTCCCTGCAAGAGGTCGATGTGGGCCTTCCGGTACTCCCCCAGGTCGCCCACGTCGCGCCAGTACCCCTGCGCCACGTGCCCGTAGAGCGGCCGCCCGGCGGCCAGGAGCGCCGGTAAGAGCTCCTTGCCGAAGTCGTACGGGCGCCCCGCCGGCACGGCACCGAGCGCGGCCGGCTCGAGCACGTAGATGCCCGTGTTGATCGTGTCGCTGAACACCTCGCCCCAGGTCGGCTTCTCGAGAAAGCGAACCACGGCCCCGGCCTCGTCGGTGATGACGATCCCGTAGGCGAGCGGAAAGTCCACGCGGGCCAACACCATCGTGGCCTCTGCCGCGCGCTCCCGGTGGAAGGCCACGGCCGCGGAGAGGTCGAAGTCGGTGAGCACATCGCCCGAGATGACCAGGACGGGCTCGCCAAGCTCTCCGGCGGCGAAGCGCACCGCGCCCGCGGTCCCCAGATCCGCCGTGGGCGTCACGTAGCTCATGCGCACGCCCCACGGGGCGCCGTCTCCGAAGTGGGCGATGATGGTCTCGGGCAGGAAGTACAGCAGCACGATCAGCTCGGTGAAGCCGTGTCGCCGGAGCAGCCGCACGGTGTGCTCCATGATCGGCAGGTTCCCGATGGGCACCAGCGGCTTGGGCAGGTGGGTCGTGAGCGGGCGCAGCCGCGTGCCGAACCCCCCCGCCATGATGACAGCCTTCATTCGCGGTTCCTCACTCACACTCCTCGCGGGCCCCGAGCGCGCTGCGTTTCAGTATAGCGGAAAGGCTGCTGGGCGAGAACACTACCGCCAGCGGGCAGCGCGGCGCGGGCGCATGAGGAGGAGCAGTCCCATGCCCGCGAGGAAACCTCCGATGTGAGCGAACCAGGCGACGCCCCCGCCCCCGCCCTGGCCCCGGGCCGCGGCGATGCCCACCGTGAGGAAGCCGTTCAGGAACTGCACCACGATCCAGAACCCCAAGACGATCAGGGCCGGGATCCTGACGAGCCGGATGAAGAACCCGAACATGATGAGGGTGAGCACGTTGGCGTGGGGGAAGAGGAGCAGATAGGCCCCGAGCACTCCGGACACCGCCCCGCTGGCCCCGATCATGGGCACCGTGGAGGCCGGCGCCGTCACGGTCTGGGCCAGCGCCGCCGCCACACCGCTGAGCGCGTAGAAGACCAGGAAGCGACCGTGCCCGAGCGTGTCCTCGACGTTGTTGCCGAAGATCCACAGGTAGAGCATGTTGCCGCCCACGTGAAAGAGACCGCCGTGGAGGAACATGGAGGTGAAGATCGTCAGGACAGGCGAGGGCAGCCCCAGGGCCTCGCGGCAATGGCCGGTCAGCCGGCAGGGGATCAGCCCGAACTCAAGCACGAACTCCTGCGCGGCGCGGCCGCTGCCCCCGGGCCCCTCGCCGCCCAGGGAGAACTGGTACATGAAGGCCAGGACATTCATGGCGATCAGCCCCACCGTCACCACCGGGATGGAGCGGGTCGGGATGTCGTCCTTGAGTGGAAGCATGCGCTCTCTGCCTCCGGGCGCCGCGCGTTACTGCCCCGGCGGCCGCAGGCTCACGACGGTGGGCGCGGCGAGATAGACCCGGGCGACCCGCTGCAGGTCGTCGGCGGTCACGGCCTCCACGGCCCGCGCGTAGCGCTCGGCGAAATCGTGGCCGACCCCGGCCGCCTCGAAGAAGGCCTGGTACCAGGCCAGGCGGGCGTTCGTGCGCCGATCCAGCGCGAACTGGCCAAGCAGGTAGGCCTTCGCCCGGGAGACCTCGGCGGCGCTCAGACGCTCCTGGCCGAGCCGCGCGATCTCCATCCTCATCCCCTCCTCGGCCTTCTCGGCATTCCCCGGGGCGGTCCCGAGGTACGCCACGAGCATACCCCGCCCCGCCCGCGACGGGTAGAAGGCGCCAGTGGAGTAGGCGAGCCCCTGCCTGTCGCGCAGCTCGGTGAAGAGCCGGCCGGCCATGCCGCCGCCGAGGGCGGTCGAGAGAACCTTCACGGCCGCGTAGTCCCCGTGGTCCATGGGGGGAGCGAGGACGCCGGCAAGCACCTGCGCCTGGGCCGCCGCGTGACGCACGATCGCCCGCTCGGCCCTCACGGACGCCACGGGGCTCGGGGCGGCGGCCTCGCCCTCGCCAGGAGGCATCGCGGCGAAGAGGCGGGCGATCTCAGCGGCGACCTCTGGCGCCGACAGCTGGCCGCTCACCGAAACCACGGTGCGCCCGGCACGGTAGTACCGGCGGTGGTGCTCCAGCAACGCCTCGCGGTCGAGCCGCGCCACCACCTCGGGGCGGCCGAGGCTTGGCAAGGCGTAGGGATGGCTCCCGTACAGGCGCTCCCTCAGCACTTCCAGCGCCCGCTGGAACGGCTGGTCGGCCCGGGTCCGTATCGTGCTGAGGACCAGCCGGCGCTCGCCCTCGATCTCTGTGGTGGCCAGCGCCGGCTGCAGCGCGACGTCGGCCACCAGGTCCAGCAGCGCACGCCAGTGTCGAGCCAGCGCGCTGCCCCCGATCTCGGAGAAGTCCATATCGGCAGAGGCGCTCACACTGCCGCCCATCCCCTCGGCGGCCTCCGCGATCTCGAGCGCGCTTCGCCGTTGTGTCCCCTTCACCATCACCTGCTGCAGCAGGTTGGTGATGCCCGCGTTGCTCTCGCGCTCCCACCCCGACCCCACGCGAACTAGCAGCGACACGGCCACGACGGGCGCCGCCGGGTTCTCCCGCACGATCAGGGTGAGCCCGTTTGGCAGCCGATCGCGCAGCATCGCCCCCGGCGCGCCGACCGCGGGCGGGGCGGCAAGAAGGACCGCCGCGACGACAGCCCCGGCGAGGTTCCCGCCACTCATCGCGCCTCCTCCTGTGGCATCAGCGCGAGCCGGGCGTAGCTCCGCCCGAGATACCGCCGGGCAGCCGCCTGGATCGCCTCCCGCGTGACGCTGCGCAGCCGCTCGAGGTACCCCAGCTCGCCGTGGAGGGTCCAGAGCGTCTCCGCGAGCCCATAGGCATGAGCCCGCCCCTCGGCGGTCTCGGTCGAGAAGGCATGCTGGGCCTCCGCGGCGGTGAGGGCGCGCTGGCGCTCCGCTTCGGTGACGCCCTCCTCCTGGAGGCGCTTCACCTCCGCGAGGATGGCCGCCTCGCCCTGCTCGACGGTGCCCGCCTCGAGCTGGGCCGTGACGGTCAGCAGCCCCGCGCCCGCAAGCGCGGAGTACGCGGCCCGGACCGAGGACGCGATCCGGGCGCGCTCGCGAAGCGACTGGTTGAGCCTGGAGGTCTTCGATCCGCCCAGGATCTGGGCCAAGAGGTCCACGGCGAACATGTCGGGATCTCCCAGCGCTGGCCCAGCCCATCCCAGCGCCAGTGATGCCTGGCGCTCCGGCCGGGGGAGCACCTCGCGCAGGGCGCCGTCCAGCGGAGGTGGAGGCGTGACCGGCCGCCGCCGGTATCCTTGGGAGGCACTCCGCCCGAAGGAGCGCTCCACCGCCCGCCGGATCTCGTCCGGCGCCACAGCCCCGATGACCACGAGCGTCATGTTCTCGGGCACGTAGTGCCGCTTGTAGTAGCCCCGGAGGCTGTCCGTGGTGGCCGCCCGCATGGCCGCTGGGTCCCCGAGCACCGGGAAGCCGTACGGATGCCCGCGGAAGGCGAGAGCGTAGAGCCGGCGCACGAGGACGCTCCGGGCATTGTCCTCCCCCAGCCGGACCTCCTCGAAGATCACTTGGCGCTCGCGCTCGACTTCCCGGGGGTCGAAGCGCGAGTGGAAGGCCATGTCCGCCAGGACCTCGATTCCCCCGGCGGCCCGGGTGGCCGGCAGGAGGATGTAATAGAACGTGTAGTCCCACGAGGTCCCGGCATTGATCCGGCCTCCGACACTCTCCACCTCGCGGTCCACGAAGCCAGGCGCCCGGCTTTCCGTCCCCTTGAACAGCATGTGCTCGACGAAGTGAGAGAAGCCGCGCTCTCCAGCAGCTTCGTCGCGCCCCCCTACTCCCACCCAGAGGTGCAGGGCCACCACGTCGCTCGTGCGATGCTCCTGGATGAGGAGGCGCATGCCGTTGGGGAGAACCTCGCGCGACGGCGCGGGGAGCCCGTCGCGGGTGGGGACTCCGGGGATGGTGGATGCACAGCCGCCGAGGGCGGCCACCGCCAGCGCCAGCGCCGCCTGGAACACGGGCTTGCGGCGGTGAGCCATGGCGCTGGAGCGTACCAGAGTTCCCTCGCCCCCTCAAGATGAGCTCCTGGCCTGAGGTGCCCACTGGGTCGCGCGCCTTCCAGCCGAACGAGCCGAGGCAGATTGCCGCCAACCCTTTCAGCAGGCCTCCGGGCAGAACGCCTCTGATGATCCCCACTAAGATGGGCGGATGAGCAACAAGTCGTTGCCGGATAAGCCAAAGCTCATTGCCTCCCGCCCTGGCATCTCC
Above is a window of Candidatus Rokuibacteriota bacterium DNA encoding:
- a CDS encoding NAD(+)/NADH kinase, which produces MKRIGVVAKVDRQEAAVVVPRLLQWCAEHGFTPVLEKETAGLCPEAGAHAVPKPELPTQADLLVVLGGDGTLLSVARLVGDLKVPILGVNLGGLGFLTALTVEELFPALEALTRDELVIEERMMLAARVSRQGERLSEYVALNDVVITKSAMSRIINLEVSVEGQFATGYRADGLIVSTPTGSTAYCLSAGGPIVFPTMDAVVLTPICSHTLSNRPIVLPASLAVEVRLLSDQDVMLTLDGQVGFALKRGDAVEVRQAAARTRLLRFPQKHFFSVLRAKLKWGER
- a CDS encoding TlyA family RNA methyltransferase yields the protein MEKGDRVKRERGAGAAGTPDRGAGRGTRERLDTALVQRGLAPSREKALRMILAGAVSVDGRRVDKAGTVVAVGATVEVAAKPSFVSRGGDKLAHALDVFRIAAEGRVCLDVGASTGGFTHCVLARGAARVYAVDVGHGQLDAALRGDGRVVLMERVNARTLRPDAFPEPVELATVDVSFISLEKVLPAVFASLTPAGEVVALVKPQFEVGKGLVEKGGVVRDAAQHRAVLERVARFAILHGWHVRGATASPLRGPKGNREFFLHLARTGRSAADLMARIERVVTETPE
- a CDS encoding mannose-1-phosphate guanyltransferase — encoded protein: MKAVIMAGGFGTRLRPLTTHLPKPLVPIGNLPIMEHTVRLLRRHGFTELIVLLYFLPETIIAHFGDGAPWGVRMSYVTPTADLGTAGAVRFAAGELGEPVLVISGDVLTDFDLSAAVAFHRERAAEATMVLARVDFPLAYGIVITDEAGAVVRFLEKPTWGEVFSDTINTGIYVLEPAALGAVPAGRPYDFGKELLPALLAAGRPLYGHVAQGYWRDVGDLGEYRKAHIDLLQGAVGVEIPGTRHEGAGHTVWLDEGARVDYTARLSGSVILGRGVQVAPGARLANCVIGPGSTIQTGADIEGSVLWAEVQVGPGVTIKEAVVGRRVVIRPNAFLAEGVVIGDFCKIGESSVVKANAKVWPYKEVEDGATLATSLVWGERWSRSIFGPYGVSGLANIEISPEFAAKLGAAYGSTLGRRRVVITSRDHHKASRMINRALMAGLLSVGVDVQDLGVAPVPVVRYQIQALGLAGGTHVRKSPYEPELIDVKFFDGRGLECAPDREKAVERLFFTEDFYRAPTEETGLLSFPHAGTDRYRDGLLKSVDAELIRRAGLRMVLDYSFGSASSIFPGVLGALGVDVISLNAYLDESRISKTAEEFQRSLDQLSNIVRTLGADLGVLLDTGGEKVFLVDEKGEVLPGDLALALVALLVMRTHPAGRIVVPVTASRAVHRLAEEHGFTVTRSRGTLRALTEAALASDVSLVGEEMGGFIFPRFQPCFDGMAAVAKILEMMARLDVRLHQLTRAVPASHVVRVEVPCPDERKGAVMRRLIEATKGGDVELIEGVRLRRGEEWVAAIPDADRACFHVIAESADGARARALAEEYRGRIDGWRKGTA
- a CDS encoding rhomboid family intramembrane serine protease, producing the protein MLPLKDDIPTRSIPVVTVGLIAMNVLAFMYQFSLGGEGPGGSGRAAQEFVLEFGLIPCRLTGHCREALGLPSPVLTIFTSMFLHGGLFHVGGNMLYLWIFGNNVEDTLGHGRFLVFYALSGVAAALAQTVTAPASTVPMIGASGAVSGVLGAYLLLFPHANVLTLIMFGFFIRLVRIPALIVLGFWIVVQFLNGFLTVGIAAARGQGGGGGVAWFAHIGGFLAGMGLLLLMRPRRAARWR
- a CDS encoding insulinase family protein; its protein translation is MSGGNLAGAVVAAVLLAAPPAVGAPGAMLRDRLPNGLTLIVRENPAAPVVAVSLLVRVGSGWERESNAGITNLLQQVMVKGTQRRSALEIAEAAEGMGGSVSASADMDFSEIGGSALARHWRALLDLVADVALQPALATTEIEGERRLVLSTIRTRADQPFQRALEVLRERLYGSHPYALPSLGRPEVVARLDREALLEHHRRYYRAGRTVVSVSGQLSAPEVAAEIARLFAAMPPGEGEAAAPSPVASVRAERAIVRHAAAQAQVLAGVLAPPMDHGDYAAVKVLSTALGGGMAGRLFTELRDRQGLAYSTGAFYPSRAGRGMLVAYLGTAPGNAEKAEEGMRMEIARLGQERLSAAEVSRAKAYLLGQFALDRRTNARLAWYQAFFEAAGVGHDFAERYARAVEAVTADDLQRVARVYLAAPTVVSLRPPGQ
- a CDS encoding insulinase family protein — translated: MAHRRKPVFQAALALAVAALGGCASTIPGVPTRDGLPAPSREVLPNGMRLLIQEHRTSDVVALHLWVGVGGRDEAAGERGFSHFVEHMLFKGTESRAPGFVDREVESVGGRINAGTSWDYTFYYILLPATRAAGGIEVLADMAFHSRFDPREVERERQVIFEEVRLGEDNARSVLVRRLYALAFRGHPYGFPVLGDPAAMRAATTDSLRGYYKRHYVPENMTLVVIGAVAPDEIRRAVERSFGRSASQGYRRRPVTPPPPLDGALREVLPRPERQASLALGWAGPALGDPDMFAVDLLAQILGGSKTSRLNQSLRERARIASSVRAAYSALAGAGLLTVTAQLEAGTVEQGEAAILAEVKRLQEEGVTEAERQRALTAAEAQHAFSTETAEGRAHAYGLAETLWTLHGELGYLERLRSVTREAIQAAARRYLGRSYARLALMPQEEAR